The proteins below are encoded in one region of Cololabis saira isolate AMF1-May2022 chromosome 13, fColSai1.1, whole genome shotgun sequence:
- the LOC133458232 gene encoding AP-1 complex subunit sigma-2 isoform X2: MQFMLLFSRQGKLRLQKWYVPLCDKEKKKITRELVQTVLARKPKMCSFLEWRDLKIVYKRYASLYFCCAIEDQDNELITLEIIHRYVELLDKYFGSVCELDIIFNFEKAYFILDEFLLGGEAQETSKKNVLKAIEQADLLQENIDFQMRLFAGMMVPNMASESSGLFQS; this comes from the exons ATGCAGTTCATGCTTCTCTTCAGTCGCCAGGGCAAGCTGAGGCTTCAGAAATGGTACGTGCCTCTGTGTgacaaggagaagaagaagatcaccAGGGAGTTGGTCCAGACCGTCCTGGCTCGGAAGCCCAAAATGTGCAGCTTCCTGGAGTGGAGAGATCTAAAAATTGTTTACAAGAG GTATGCCAGTCTGTACTTCTGCTGTGCCATAGAGGACCAGGACAACGAGCTCATCACGCTAGAGATCATCCACAGATATGTGGAGCTGCTAGATAAATACTTTGGAAGT GTTTGTGAGCTTGACATCATCTTCAACTTTGAGAAGGCCTACTTCATTCTGGATGAATTCTTGCTGGGTGGAGAGGCCCAGGAGACGTCCAAAAAGAACGTCCTGAAGGCCATTGAGCAGGCTGACCTGCTGCAGGAG AATATAGACTTTCAGATGCGCCTGTTTGCAG
- the LOC133458232 gene encoding AP-1 complex subunit sigma-2 isoform X5, with protein MQFMLLFSRQGKLRLQKWYVPLCDKEKKKITRELVQTVLARKPKMCSFLEWRDLKIVYKRYASLYFCCAIEDQDNELITLEIIHRYVELLDKYFGSVCELDIIFNFEKAYFILDEFLLGGEAQETSKKNVLKAIEQADLLQEPRHEYFNVPVY; from the exons ATGCAGTTCATGCTTCTCTTCAGTCGCCAGGGCAAGCTGAGGCTTCAGAAATGGTACGTGCCTCTGTGTgacaaggagaagaagaagatcaccAGGGAGTTGGTCCAGACCGTCCTGGCTCGGAAGCCCAAAATGTGCAGCTTCCTGGAGTGGAGAGATCTAAAAATTGTTTACAAGAG GTATGCCAGTCTGTACTTCTGCTGTGCCATAGAGGACCAGGACAACGAGCTCATCACGCTAGAGATCATCCACAGATATGTGGAGCTGCTAGATAAATACTTTGGAAGT GTTTGTGAGCTTGACATCATCTTCAACTTTGAGAAGGCCTACTTCATTCTGGATGAATTCTTGCTGGGTGGAGAGGCCCAGGAGACGTCCAAAAAGAACGTCCTGAAGGCCATTGAGCAGGCTGACCTGCTGCAGGAG
- the LOC133458236 gene encoding retinoschisin-like, producing the protein MEVTARCGALLFLLLLSQALITVHSQEEEEAVQEEELQEEQEEQQVIETWTSDVKACSCDCESADSPTQVPTSISPATALPLLPLSEHPMKCMPECPYHRALGFESGSVESEQISCSNQEVYTGWYSSWIPNKARLNNQGFGCAWLSKFNDQHQWIQIDLKQVDVVSGILTQGRCDADEWITKYSIQYRTVETLNWIYYKDQTGNNRVFYGNSDRTSTVQNLLRPPIVARYIRLLPLGWHTRIGMRMELLMCMNKCT; encoded by the exons ATGGAGGTCACTGCTCGTTGTGGTGCTCTGCTGTTCCTCCTGCTTTTGTCTCAGG CCTTGATCACTGTTCATTCACAGGAG gAGGAGGAAGCCGTGCAGGAGgaagagctgcaggaggagcaggaggagcagcaggTGATCGAGACGTGGACGAGCGATGTCAAAGCCTGCAGCTGTGACTGCGAATCTGCCGATTCGCCCACGCAGGTGCCTACTTCCATCTCACCTGCTACCGCACTGCCACTTCTACCACTTTCTGAGCATCCAATGAAATGCATGCCAG AATGCCCATACCACAGAGCCCTGGGGTTTGAATCTGGCTCTGTAGAATCAGAGCAGATCAGCTGCTCTAATCAGGAAGTGTACACTGGCTGGTACTCTTCCTGGATCCCCAATAAGGCTCGTCTTAACAACCAAGGATTTGG ATGTGCATGGCTGTCCAAGTTCAATGACCAGCACCAGTGGATCCAGATTGACCTAAAGCAAGTGGATGTGGTGTCTGGCATCCTCACCCAAGGACGCTGCGATGCTGATGAGTGGATCACTAAATACAGCATCCAGTATCGCACTGTGGAGACTCTCAATTGGATCTATTACAAAGACCAGACAGGAAACAACAGA GTCTTCTACGGGAACTCTGATCGGACCTCCACAGTACAGAATCTTCTGCGCCCACCCATTGTGGCTCGTTACATCCGCCTGCTTCCCCTGGGCTGGCACACCCGCATCGGCATGAGGATGGAGCTGCTGATGTGCATGAACAAGTGCACCTAA
- the LOC133458232 gene encoding AP-1 complex subunit sigma-2 isoform X4 translates to MQFMLLFSRQGKLRLQKWYVPLCDKEKKKITRELVQTVLARKPKMCSFLEWRDLKIVYKRYASLYFCCAIEDQDNELITLEIIHRYVELLDKYFGSVCELDIIFNFEKAYFILDEFLLGGEAQETSKKNVLKAIEQADLLQENIDFQMRLFAAPS, encoded by the exons ATGCAGTTCATGCTTCTCTTCAGTCGCCAGGGCAAGCTGAGGCTTCAGAAATGGTACGTGCCTCTGTGTgacaaggagaagaagaagatcaccAGGGAGTTGGTCCAGACCGTCCTGGCTCGGAAGCCCAAAATGTGCAGCTTCCTGGAGTGGAGAGATCTAAAAATTGTTTACAAGAG GTATGCCAGTCTGTACTTCTGCTGTGCCATAGAGGACCAGGACAACGAGCTCATCACGCTAGAGATCATCCACAGATATGTGGAGCTGCTAGATAAATACTTTGGAAGT GTTTGTGAGCTTGACATCATCTTCAACTTTGAGAAGGCCTACTTCATTCTGGATGAATTCTTGCTGGGTGGAGAGGCCCAGGAGACGTCCAAAAAGAACGTCCTGAAGGCCATTGAGCAGGCTGACCTGCTGCAGGAG AATATAGACTTTCAGATGCGCCTGTTTGCAG
- the LOC133458232 gene encoding AP-1 complex subunit sigma-2 isoform X3, whose protein sequence is MQFMLLFSRQGKLRLQKWYVPLCDKEKKKITRELVQTVLARKPKMCSFLEWRDLKIVYKRYASLYFCCAIEDQDNELITLEIIHRYVELLDKYFGSVCELDIIFNFEKAYFILDEFLLGGEAQETSKKNVLKAIEQADLLQEEAETPRSVLEEIGLT, encoded by the exons ATGCAGTTCATGCTTCTCTTCAGTCGCCAGGGCAAGCTGAGGCTTCAGAAATGGTACGTGCCTCTGTGTgacaaggagaagaagaagatcaccAGGGAGTTGGTCCAGACCGTCCTGGCTCGGAAGCCCAAAATGTGCAGCTTCCTGGAGTGGAGAGATCTAAAAATTGTTTACAAGAG GTATGCCAGTCTGTACTTCTGCTGTGCCATAGAGGACCAGGACAACGAGCTCATCACGCTAGAGATCATCCACAGATATGTGGAGCTGCTAGATAAATACTTTGGAAGT GTTTGTGAGCTTGACATCATCTTCAACTTTGAGAAGGCCTACTTCATTCTGGATGAATTCTTGCTGGGTGGAGAGGCCCAGGAGACGTCCAAAAAGAACGTCCTGAAGGCCATTGAGCAGGCTGACCTGCTGCAGGAG